The stretch of DNA ATCCCAATACAAAAGATTAACCAAGAAACTAAAAACGACTAGGTTCGTTGTAGTGTGTGACCACATGCTAAAACATTGTAACGAAGAACTGTGATTGGCATGATCATTAGCAAACTGCGTTCACTTTTTCAAAGGCTGGGCAACCATAtttctgtaataaaaaaaaaataatgcgaAATGATTATACATGTACCTTCTACTCATATTATTACACAACCATACAAAACAGTTTAAATTATTACCTTCACCGCTGCCGCAGCTTCACTGATAGTAATTTGATCAACTTCTTCGTTTTCGTCAAAGCCCAAAGCCGTCATATTCAATGGCACATTTCGGTCCATATTAATCAGCGTTCTTAGAACTGTATGTCAAGAAGGGTTTGAtaggaaataaatttgaaacaaataataataatacaggaTGACTATATATACCTTCGTCGGCGTATTCTGCGTCACGTCCAAGAAAACCGGAATCGCAAAGTTTCTTACCAGCTTTTGCAACAACGCATCCTATCTTCTACTCGGAAGAAATGCAATTTTAGCTTCCATAATTGAATTAAGTCGTTTACTACATGCTTGACTCATAACAATATACGCCAATGAATTATTCTAATCAAACtctatttgaaattcaaaggtATACGTCACCTTAACAAAATCCCTAATTTTCTTCCAGAGATTAgataagaaagagaaaaagcctTCGTCCAGCTCGCCTGCCTCATTCCTCATGGATTTCACCAGTTCTCGGAAAGATTCATCGTCGTATTCGGCACTACTCGGAGCTGAAAAGGCTCCGGGATAGTAAGCCGCACAAATAACGACAAGAAGGAGCTGAACATATTAGgataaaataagagaaaaattcagaaacaaagtttttgcaaaaattgattgtgaaataaatagaaatgttTATACCATTTGAACCAAAAGACGCATTTTGAGAACGTGAGATGAGGAGAATTGCAGTTGCGGGTACACAAGAGTCGATGCAGTTCGCTGTTGTATGTCTCAGTTTCAACGGGGACTCTCTTTTTATACTGTTCTTGTGTCAATCGAAAATGGACGTTTGATCAACTGCACACGAGAGATGGCCGCAAAATCTACacaaaaaatgcaaacacacTAACCAATTAGCAATATGTAAATATATAATCCAGATATTGATGAAATTAACAGGCTGTCATTAGATTGAACGAATATTTGCGTTCGACAACATTGTACCGCAGTATGCAACCGTGTGCGATATGACCATGAAATTCAGGAAATGCAAACAGACGATCTAAATTGATTTTGTATTAACCAATTATGTGTTCAAACATCtgacgtaaatttttttttattttccatcctTGAAAAAGCATTTTTCTACCGATTTGATTACATTATTGGTTGTTTAAACCCTGTATAGTCCACAACTGGTAGTAAATTCCTTTCAACTGAATCAAAT from Daphnia pulex isolate KAP4 chromosome 4, ASM2113471v1 encodes:
- the LOC124192025 gene encoding uncharacterized protein LOC124192025, with protein sequence MRLLVQMLLLVVICAAYYPGAFSAPSSAEYDDESFRELVKSMRNEAGELDEGFFSFLSNLWKKIRDFVKKIGCVVAKAGKKLCDSGFLGRDAEYADEVLRTLINMDRNVPLNMTALGFDENEEVDQITISEAAAAVKKYGCPAFEKVNAVC